One Mesomycoplasma molare genomic window carries:
- a CDS encoding inorganic diphosphatase translates to MKKIVTVNIEIPKGSNIKYEYDREKQQMVVDRILRDGFRYPANYGSLREALDWDGDELDVLVYSEESFVPGVALNARIIGAMKMIDDGETDTKLIAIHEDDYRLDNIKTLDDLPEWWLREVKIFFSTYKNWKRENITSVSGFEGIDFAINEYNECVELMKQYSHLPKKEFIKLMKEKHPEKYL, encoded by the coding sequence ACAGTTAATATTGAAATCCCTAAAGGGTCAAATATAAAATATGAATACGATAGAGAAAAGCAACAAATGGTTGTTGATCGTATTTTAAGAGACGGTTTTAGATATCCGGCCAATTATGGTTCTTTAAGAGAAGCGTTAGATTGAGACGGGGATGAATTAGATGTTTTAGTATATTCAGAGGAATCATTTGTTCCTGGGGTTGCATTGAATGCCAGAATTATTGGAGCAATGAAAATGATTGATGATGGCGAAACAGATACTAAATTAATTGCTATTCATGAAGATGATTATCGTTTGGATAATATCAAAACGTTAGATGATTTACCTGAATGATGATTGAGAGAAGTGAAAATATTTTTTAGTACTTACAAAAACTGAAAAAGAGAAAATATTACTTCAGTAAGTGGTTTTGAAGGTATTGATTTTGCTATAAATGAATATAATGAATGTGTAGAACTAATGAAACAATACTCACATTTACCAAAAAAAGAATTCATAAAATTAATGAAAGAAAAGCATCCTGAAAAATATCTATAA
- a CDS encoding ribonuclease HII, which translates to MKKAFDDSFINENTKIIVGCDEVGRGCIAGPLVATCIILKKDFNSKLINDSKKIRKEKHKNIVELIKENSVEYHTVFIDEQTIDEINILKASKLAMEKSLKKFKSKIDLVITDFIKLDTKLKQINITKGDSKSLTIASASIIAKYTRDKYMKKVGKKFPEYNFEQNAGYPTKFHKEQIEKYGITPIHRISFKPVKKYLEK; encoded by the coding sequence ATGAAAAAAGCTTTTGATGATAGTTTTATAAACGAAAATACTAAAATAATTGTTGGTTGTGACGAAGTTGGAAGAGGTTGTATTGCTGGTCCATTAGTTGCTACTTGTATTATTTTAAAAAAAGATTTTAATTCAAAATTAATTAATGATTCTAAAAAAATTAGAAAAGAAAAACATAAAAATATTGTAGAACTTATAAAAGAGAATTCTGTAGAATATCATACTGTTTTTATAGATGAACAAACAATAGATGAAATTAATATTTTAAAGGCTTCCAAATTAGCAATGGAAAAATCTTTAAAAAAATTTAAATCAAAAATAGATTTAGTAATTACAGATTTTATAAAATTAGATACAAAATTAAAACAAATTAATATAACTAAAGGCGATTCTAAATCTTTAACAATTGCTTCTGCTTCTATAATTGCAAAATACACGCGAGATAAATATATGAAAAAAGTAGGAAAAAAATTTCCTGAATACAATTTTGAACAAAATGCAGGATATCCAACTAAATTTCATAAAGAGCAAATAGAAAAATATGGTATAACGCCAATTCATCGTATAAGTTTTAAACCTGTTAAAAAATATTTAGAAAAATAG
- a CDS encoding Cof-type HAD-IIB family hydrolase has translation MIKKMICYSDVDGTIYGPDFKVSVETKKDILRFQKEGGEFVISTGNPAFDRHQNLASELNVRYLITSNGGAIFDNQEKKYIYTNPFSLKTQELIISMAKKFNSQLNYWTDKDYYTFNPKLEFKYSYAYSLFSDTNVKINDKTDKNVVKMELFDSEENIAKIYEEIKNEKINIVFMKKNHLEITAHNSSKGNAAKWFSENIYNEDIKNSMTIGDSPNDWSMLVISDFSYAMENSRDNTREKAKFYTSTYNQNGVGLALRDYVDRVKSKNNSGN, from the coding sequence ATGATTAAAAAAATGATATGCTATTCGGATGTCGATGGCACAATTTATGGACCTGATTTTAAAGTTTCTGTAGAAACTAAAAAAGACATCTTAAGATTTCAAAAAGAAGGAGGAGAATTTGTTATTTCAACTGGAAATCCTGCTTTTGATAGACATCAAAATTTGGCTAGTGAATTAAATGTAAGATACTTAATAACCTCTAATGGTGGTGCTATATTTGATAACCAAGAAAAAAAATATATTTACACTAATCCTTTTTCTTTAAAAACACAGGAATTAATTATCTCTATGGCAAAAAAATTTAATTCACAACTAAATTATTGAACAGATAAAGACTATTATACTTTTAATCCCAAACTAGAATTTAAATATTCATATGCTTATTCATTATTTTCCGATACCAACGTTAAAATAAACGATAAAACCGATAAAAATGTAGTTAAAATGGAATTATTTGATTCAGAAGAAAATATTGCTAAAATTTACGAAGAAATTAAAAATGAAAAAATTAATATTGTTTTTATGAAAAAAAATCATCTTGAAATAACTGCACACAATTCTTCTAAAGGTAATGCTGCTAAATGATTTAGTGAAAATATTTACAACGAAGATATTAAAAATTCAATGACAATCGGTGATAGTCCAAATGACTGATCCATGCTAGTTATAAGCGACTTTTCCTATGCTATGGAAAATTCAAGAGATAATACCAGAGAAAAAGCTAAATTTTATACATCAACATATAATCAAAATGGTGTTGGTTTAGCTTTGAGAGATTATGTCGATAGAGTAAAATCTAAAAATAATTCAGGGAATTAA
- a CDS encoding exo-alpha-sialidase: MKNIKNKLNKKTSLSIIKISSLLLSTSYLISCNQQVVENTENVDFKNEIKFNNPQIIDKKENKVSILFYVDSTKEFKNNNWHLLIEDNNKNKFTSYKHELVEKEKKLIFYFENLNFNREYIVRSIFDQVNSKDLSSKNIIFSIEPSNTKIDLERVSISFLNTNEVGFKIGVLSDDNFKIGEKNKVKLTFSYFDDEYNEKFISINSDLKFQNNKYFLQDTLTNLVPSKKYTLRSANFLDKPLYTKFNINNSLSNEINLGNNENLNINFVSPAKTELGLNSKLDYDIREALITNLDSEKNKKIDFTLSNIALNKIKIDFNNINDQVKIKFSKSTDNSKEFSYANIKKYDEINKRLFFDVQGSKLGEEYLLEEILIHEKEEANNIDETIKFDISNLNKKLSIESLLSFNIEIDLDKSFIKNIDKYEKYSFITLKIKNELINTDINDLINELFLNNFSEEEKGAIKNKLLKIIENNLLKILNKNNINIEEKILILKFDNNAEDVFYEEDNNKNYFIINKNQIQNDNSDENSEEIVISNFDNTYSLKVVKNPFISNNEIGKILKHDGFEIKRLSSETLFAHNEDNSHSYRIPTILKLKNGDILSTIDRRVDNESDYNNEITQVFKISKDNGRTWSENKEIVKMSIPKKNGKGIVIDGVMTEIDYFDEKSNSSKTKLHYIFDVFPGTNTGIPHLLDGNPWIYVNDVAYLKLWTKLNNGNNFDTRVSVLKKVNNENNWFRRYILPEGVNFNSSNFNENTVLEETKTYVDLNYDPATKSISGSVYENVDLEDFSNIENLKNKKTNHSILDEPRDAFYAIAKNSHVATLESYDNGETWGNLQWIDMSLSKERKNHKFVGTGVGNSIQLKHQKNPENNGKILIPMYSVSNKHFLYYIFSTDFGKTWRKFEPTGFKENLSESSFIETEDGEIYWLARNSISWGREDHKMYISKSTDGGLTWTSPDNTTNKGKEIILGKNYDGNVFSGLSYFNYKNKKYFIFSLPKNNIRRNGALFITDDTFSNFTELFKYDKNEREHFVYSYALVTKVTEDYIDFVSVYEASEKFKIINNGFDRNRPNGEEIQIDRFRLWITNKESQA; encoded by the coding sequence GTGAAAAATATTAAAAATAAATTAAATAAAAAAACATCTTTATCTATAATAAAAATTTCCAGTTTACTATTATCTACCAGTTATTTAATTTCTTGTAATCAACAAGTTGTTGAAAATACAGAAAATGTAGATTTTAAAAATGAGATTAAATTTAATAATCCTCAAATTATTGACAAAAAAGAAAATAAAGTTTCTATTTTATTTTATGTTGATTCAACAAAAGAATTTAAAAATAATAATTGGCATTTGTTAATAGAAGATAACAATAAAAATAAATTTACTTCTTATAAACATGAGTTAGTTGAAAAAGAAAAAAAATTAATTTTTTATTTTGAGAATTTAAATTTTAACAGAGAATATATTGTGAGATCTATTTTTGATCAAGTTAATTCTAAAGACTTAAGTAGCAAAAATATTATTTTTTCTATAGAACCCTCTAATACAAAAATAGATTTAGAAAGAGTTTCTATTTCTTTTTTAAACACAAATGAAGTTGGTTTTAAAATTGGAGTACTAAGTGATGATAATTTTAAAATAGGAGAAAAGAATAAAGTAAAATTAACGTTTAGTTATTTTGACGATGAATATAATGAAAAATTTATTTCCATAAATTCAGATTTAAAATTTCAAAATAATAAATATTTTTTACAAGATACTTTAACAAATCTTGTTCCGTCCAAAAAATACACTTTAAGAAGTGCTAATTTTTTAGATAAGCCACTTTATACAAAGTTTAATATTAATAATAGTTTAAGTAATGAAATTAATTTAGGAAACAATGAAAATTTGAATATTAATTTTGTATCTCCTGCTAAGACTGAATTAGGATTAAACTCAAAATTAGATTATGATATCAGAGAGGCATTAATTACTAATTTAGATTCAGAAAAAAACAAAAAAATAGATTTTACTTTAAGTAATATAGCATTAAATAAAATAAAAATCGATTTTAACAATATAAATGATCAAGTAAAAATTAAATTTTCTAAGTCAACTGATAATTCTAAAGAATTTAGTTATGCTAACATTAAAAAATATGACGAAATTAATAAGAGACTTTTTTTCGATGTACAAGGCTCTAAATTAGGAGAAGAATATTTACTAGAAGAAATATTGATTCACGAAAAAGAAGAAGCTAATAATATAGATGAAACAATAAAATTTGATATTTCAAATTTAAATAAAAAACTTTCTATCGAATCTTTACTTTCTTTCAATATTGAAATTGACTTAGATAAATCATTTATTAAAAATATTGATAAATATGAAAAATATTCTTTTATAACTTTGAAAATAAAAAACGAATTAATTAATACAGATATAAACGATTTAATTAACGAATTGTTTTTAAACAATTTTTCAGAAGAAGAAAAAGGTGCTATAAAAAACAAATTACTTAAAATTATTGAAAATAATCTTTTAAAAATTTTAAATAAAAACAATATCAATATTGAAGAAAAAATATTAATTTTAAAATTTGATAATAATGCTGAAGATGTTTTTTATGAAGAAGATAATAATAAAAATTATTTTATAATAAATAAAAATCAAATACAAAATGATAATTCTGATGAAAATTCCGAAGAAATAGTGATTTCTAATTTCGATAATACATACAGTCTTAAAGTTGTAAAAAATCCTTTCATTAGTAATAATGAAATAGGTAAAATTTTAAAGCATGATGGTTTCGAAATTAAAAGATTAAGTAGTGAAACATTATTTGCTCATAATGAAGATAATTCACATTCATATAGAATACCTACAATTTTAAAATTAAAAAATGGAGATATTTTAAGTACTATAGATAGAAGGGTTGATAATGAATCTGATTATAATAATGAAATAACTCAAGTATTTAAAATTTCAAAAGATAACGGTAGAACATGATCAGAAAATAAGGAAATTGTGAAAATGTCTATTCCTAAAAAGAATGGTAAAGGAATAGTTATTGACGGGGTAATGACAGAAATAGATTACTTTGATGAGAAAAGTAATTCTTCAAAAACTAAGTTACATTATATTTTTGACGTTTTCCCAGGAACTAACACTGGAATACCTCATTTATTAGATGGAAATCCATGAATTTATGTTAATGATGTTGCTTATTTAAAATTATGAACAAAGTTAAATAATGGAAATAATTTTGATACTAGAGTTTCTGTTCTTAAGAAAGTAAATAATGAAAATAATTGATTTAGAAGATATATTTTACCCGAAGGAGTTAACTTTAATAGTTCAAATTTTAATGAAAATACTGTTTTAGAAGAGACAAAAACTTATGTAGATTTAAATTATGATCCAGCAACCAAGAGTATTTCTGGATCGGTCTATGAGAATGTAGATTTAGAAGATTTTTCGAATATAGAAAATTTAAAAAATAAAAAAACTAATCATAGTATATTAGATGAACCTAGAGATGCTTTTTATGCTATAGCTAAAAATAGTCATGTTGCAACGTTGGAAAGTTATGATAATGGTGAAACATGAGGAAATCTTCAGTGAATTGATATGTCTTTATCTAAAGAAAGAAAAAACCATAAATTTGTTGGTACTGGTGTAGGTAATAGTATACAATTAAAACATCAAAAGAATCCAGAAAATAATGGAAAAATTTTAATTCCTATGTATTCGGTTTCCAATAAACACTTCTTATACTACATATTTAGTACTGATTTTGGAAAAACATGAAGAAAGTTTGAACCTACAGGATTTAAAGAAAATTTATCTGAATCATCTTTTATAGAAACAGAAGATGGTGAAATTTATTGACTAGCTAGAAATTCAATTTCTTGAGGTAGAGAAGATCATAAAATGTATATTTCTAAAAGCACTGACGGTGGGCTAACTTGAACTAGTCCCGATAATACAACGAATAAGGGTAAAGAAATAATTTTAGGTAAGAATTATGATGGGAATGTATTTAGTGGTTTAAGTTATT